In a genomic window of Methanosarcina horonobensis HB-1 = JCM 15518:
- a CDS encoding tetratricopeptide repeat protein — protein sequence MTEKEEEYELEQVKKSSYKEESTGSGINKQREDYLDIINIIESLMHDEHFPLKNESTLTIKKILSFLNKEIHDDRNFTEAWLIKGTVLYKTGKYNGAIDAFDGALETMPKEISEEKMDIWKKINGINYRYALKFKAFALCKLGRYREALNALDEISAIYPIDPEIESHKTMLHTLEKQRLTRGKSNTPDYYPKNSSTQESRGISSSELEKYEEALKEFDKDLESNPKDAEIWRNKGFVLYVLGRYEEALEAFNNSLEIDPKNAYAWGFKGSTLYMLGRPEEALKSLDKALQKNPNIFEAWFNRGSILFELERYKQALLAVENALRINDKDVNALNLKNTILYKLKLDEE from the coding sequence ATGACTGAGAAAGAAGAAGAATACGAGCTTGAACAAGTAAAAAAAAGCTCATATAAAGAAGAATCTACTGGCTCAGGAATAAATAAACAAAGGGAAGACTACCTGGATATAATTAATATTATTGAGTCTTTAATGCATGATGAGCACTTTCCATTAAAAAACGAGAGCACTCTAACCATCAAAAAAATATTATCTTTCCTTAATAAAGAGATACATGATGATAGAAATTTTACTGAAGCGTGGTTGATTAAAGGTACAGTTCTCTACAAAACCGGTAAATATAATGGTGCAATAGATGCCTTTGATGGCGCTCTGGAAACTATGCCAAAAGAAATCTCTGAAGAAAAAATGGATATATGGAAAAAAATCAATGGTATTAACTATAGATATGCTTTGAAATTCAAGGCATTTGCTCTTTGTAAACTTGGAAGATACAGGGAGGCACTGAATGCACTTGATGAGATCTCAGCCATCTATCCAATAGATCCTGAAATAGAGTCACATAAGACTATGCTTCATACTCTTGAAAAACAGAGGCTGACCAGAGGAAAGAGTAATACTCCTGATTACTACCCGAAAAATTCTAGTACACAGGAGAGTAGAGGGATATCTTCTTCCGAGCTGGAGAAGTACGAGGAAGCATTAAAGGAATTCGACAAGGATCTTGAGAGTAATCCGAAAGACGCAGAGATCTGGAGAAATAAAGGTTTTGTCCTTTATGTGCTTGGCAGATATGAGGAAGCGCTGGAAGCATTTAATAACTCCCTGGAGATTGATCCAAAGAATGCATATGCCTGGGGTTTCAAAGGTTCTACTCTTTATATGCTTGGCAGACCAGAAGAAGCCCTGAAATCGCTGGATAAAGCACTGCAAAAAAATCCAAACATATTTGAAGCCTGGTTCAATAGAGGATCTATTCTCTTTGAACTCGAAAGATATAAGCAGGCACTATTAGCGGTAGAGAATGCTTTAAGAATTAACGATAAGGATGTAAATGCCTTAAATCTCAAAAACACTATCCTGTATAAACTCAAACTGGATGAAGAATAA
- a CDS encoding phytoene desaturase family protein, translated as MKKYDVIVVGAGVSGLLAALTLSKHGKHVLVLEKGRYLGGNCNSYMVDGYQVDTGAHAITHLIEGPLPRLMDNYFDFLPVFEDYGHYYVRTENALIKVPSNLKDFVTFDVLPRKDRLILSQTLTKALTLSSFGIDLSDQSVYDFLPKNLCKDTYDFVDTISGFLSGKSMKETSAQRILSGSSFVRDSITQEQFDAMIGKFEPKKRQSTESILSSILPYHLHASLQARMDKVAQPFTSLERLATNKVNYSQGYPRKGLKALLNAIIYSFPDTVEIKTECEVKSILVQDEKVSGVEADEIYLAELVIYTGFATELPKLIKDLPQAYKEELKGIVHSKSLTIWLGLKEELPEFNYTGSEIWFKDFAYWAMPISNYDPSLAPKDRQLVGFSFVIDSDQTEEHELKKAYNTIFRALPNIEKYIDVQHEQIMIPEKAAVTINGKFADIRTPVKNLYIAGTDTDKRSMGITRASYSIIELLKILNEDGNLH; from the coding sequence ATGAAGAAATATGATGTAATTGTTGTCGGGGCTGGCGTAAGCGGGCTTCTGGCTGCGCTGACGCTTTCCAAACATGGAAAGCATGTCCTTGTTCTTGAAAAGGGACGGTATCTTGGGGGAAACTGCAACAGCTACATGGTAGACGGGTATCAGGTGGACACAGGAGCACATGCGATAACCCATCTTATCGAGGGGCCTCTCCCGAGGTTGATGGATAATTACTTTGATTTTTTGCCTGTGTTTGAGGACTACGGGCACTACTATGTAAGAACTGAAAATGCTTTAATCAAGGTTCCTTCGAACCTGAAGGACTTTGTGACTTTTGATGTGCTCCCGAGGAAGGACAGGCTTATCCTTTCACAGACCCTGACGAAAGCACTTACTCTTTCATCTTTCGGAATAGATCTCTCGGACCAGTCGGTTTATGATTTCCTTCCTAAGAACCTTTGCAAAGATACCTATGACTTTGTGGACACTATCTCGGGTTTTCTTTCGGGAAAGTCAATGAAAGAAACCTCTGCTCAACGTATTCTCTCTGGAAGCAGTTTTGTCAGGGACAGTATTACGCAGGAGCAGTTTGACGCCATGATTGGAAAGTTCGAGCCTAAAAAACGCCAGTCCACTGAGTCTATCCTCTCGTCGATACTTCCTTACCATCTTCATGCTTCCCTTCAGGCCCGTATGGATAAAGTAGCCCAGCCATTCACATCTCTTGAGAGGCTTGCTACAAACAAGGTAAACTATTCTCAGGGATACCCGAGAAAAGGGTTAAAAGCCCTGCTGAATGCGATCATTTATTCCTTCCCTGACACGGTGGAAATTAAAACAGAGTGTGAGGTAAAAAGCATCCTGGTGCAGGATGAGAAGGTTTCTGGTGTGGAAGCAGACGAGATCTATCTGGCTGAACTTGTTATCTATACAGGCTTTGCAACCGAGCTTCCGAAGCTCATTAAAGACCTGCCGCAGGCTTACAAAGAAGAACTCAAAGGGATTGTGCACAGTAAAAGCCTGACAATCTGGCTCGGGCTGAAAGAAGAGCTTCCCGAGTTCAACTACACAGGCTCTGAGATATGGTTTAAAGACTTTGCCTACTGGGCAATGCCAATAAGTAATTATGATCCTTCTCTTGCTCCAAAGGACAGGCAGCTTGTTGGCTTTTCCTTCGTGATAGACTCGGACCAGACCGAAGAGCATGAGCTTAAAAAAGCCTATAACACCATTTTCCGTGCCCTTCCGAATATAGAAAAATACATCGATGTGCAGCACGAGCAGATCATGATACCTGAAAAAGCCGCAGTCACAATTAACGGAAAATTTGCGGATATCCGGACTCCGGTCAAAAACCTCTACATTGCAGGCACGGATACTGATAAACGCAGCATGGGAATTACCAGGGCATCATACTCGATAATCGAGCTTTTAAAAATCCTTAACGAGGATGGAAACCTCCATTAA
- a CDS encoding Rieske (2Fe-2S) protein — protein sequence MECPLDKGRLEEFMLICPCHGRRFDIRTGECLNDSLKLRRYIEI from the coding sequence GTGGAATGCCCTCTGGATAAGGGCAGGCTTGAAGAATTTATGCTAATATGCCCGTGTCATGGCAGAAGATTCGATATCAGGACAGGAGAGTGCCTGAATGATTCCCTTAAATTGAGGAGGTATATCGAAATCTGA
- a CDS encoding methyltransferase cognate corrinoid protein, giving the protein MTDSEIFSKLTNAIVTQNIAGSAQLAQEALDAGIPPLDIITKGLSPGMKIIGDKFEAAEIFLPQIMMSGKAMSSAMEILTPELEKNKKEGEETGLAITFVAEGDIHDIGHRLVTTMLGANGFDIFDLGVDVLNETVVEEAAKHKGEKVLLVGSALMTTSMLGQKDLMDRLREENLRDSVKCMFGGAPVSGKWIDEIGADATAENAAEAAKVALNIMK; this is encoded by the coding sequence ATGACAGATAGCGAAATATTTAGCAAGTTAACCAACGCGATTGTAACTCAGAACATCGCAGGATCCGCACAGTTAGCCCAGGAAGCCCTGGATGCAGGAATTCCACCTCTTGACATTATCACAAAGGGCCTTTCCCCAGGGATGAAGATCATTGGGGATAAGTTCGAAGCCGCAGAGATCTTTCTGCCACAGATTATGATGTCCGGAAAAGCCATGAGCAGTGCAATGGAAATCCTTACTCCCGAACTGGAGAAAAATAAAAAAGAGGGAGAAGAAACCGGGCTTGCAATCACCTTTGTTGCAGAAGGGGACATCCACGACATAGGACACCGTCTTGTAACAACCATGCTCGGAGCAAATGGGTTTGACATTTTTGACCTCGGAGTAGACGTCCTTAATGAGACAGTTGTGGAAGAGGCTGCAAAGCACAAAGGAGAAAAGGTCTTACTTGTTGGGTCAGCCCTTATGACCACCTCCATGCTCGGCCAGAAAGACCTCATGGACAGGCTCAGGGAAGAAAACCTCAGGGATAGCGTAAAATGCATGTTCGGAGGAGCTCCGGTATCCGGCAAATGGATTGATGAGATCGGTGCTGACGCAACCGCAGAAAACGCTGCAGAAGCTGCAAAAGTTGCACTCAATATCATGAAATAA
- a CDS encoding DUF2769 domain-containing protein: protein MEGTTHTLPITKQEEIVTQMCICPDCPSWIEGGERGGFCFETIPKSRYISEEKGCICSSCPVANRVGFSDSYYCTREPEEK, encoded by the coding sequence ATGGAGGGAACTACGCATACTTTGCCGATTACAAAGCAGGAAGAAATTGTCACACAGATGTGTATCTGCCCTGACTGTCCTTCGTGGATTGAAGGCGGAGAAAGAGGTGGATTTTGCTTTGAAACGATACCAAAAAGCAGATACATAAGCGAAGAAAAAGGATGCATATGTTCGAGCTGTCCTGTTGCAAACAGAGTTGGGTTTAGTGATTCGTATTACTGTACCAGGGAACCAGAAGAAAAATAA
- a CDS encoding amylo-alpha-1,6-glucosidase translates to MTYQTKSEIRIVNGETFIISDSVGNIYQKDTGNLGFFFRDTRFLSELILKINDLDLSILSAKEVNYFWSTHYATLPFESIFEAHPITIIRKRAVGNGAREEIIIHNYKTEPVDLTLSIQLDADFVDIIELKRAQSPEGKPVIEINSEKNQHIFVYQVNGICRKTVIQCEPGAEIENKKISFKINIPAKGVWRTCLTIRPVWEDKVKEPEYLCEDLDKNEPIIHKPLQEWANQVPRLTGHCSILSKTYERSLMDLAALRFYLDPENKPVIAAGMPWYMALFGRDSLITSYQCCFIAPDIAFTTLRNLARLQGKGYNDFRDEEPGKILHELRFGEKTLLGEKPYSPYFGAADSCQLFLILLHEAFRWTGNKELVNEFKEPALKALNWIDNYGDMDGDGYIEYQRRSKEGLDNHCWKDSSTSMIFSNARLAEPPIATVEFQGYVYDAKLRLAELAEEVWDDPALAEKLRNDVKKLKRRFNKDFWIEDRGGYFALGLDKNKEKIDSMTSNMGHLLWSGIVDDDKAEIIVKQLMSSHLYSGWGIRTLSIQDRGYNPIEYHNGTVWPHDNSLIAEGLIRYGYRDEANRIIVNLLEASKYFDNRFPEVFAGYQRSEVDFPVSYPTSSLPQAWAAGSSILFLRLILGLEPDRKKENIRINSHLPAAIEDICVENIRLFDKNFSVFVGKGRSEVRLSD, encoded by the coding sequence GTGACTTATCAAACAAAATCTGAAATAAGAATCGTCAACGGAGAAACATTCATCATCTCAGATTCTGTTGGGAATATATATCAGAAGGATACTGGTAACCTTGGTTTCTTCTTCAGGGACACACGATTTTTATCAGAGCTAATTTTGAAAATAAATGACCTGGATTTATCCATACTGAGCGCAAAAGAAGTAAACTATTTCTGGTCAACCCATTATGCTACTCTCCCGTTCGAATCTATATTTGAAGCTCATCCTATTACAATTATTAGAAAACGTGCAGTAGGTAACGGAGCCAGAGAAGAAATCATAATACATAATTATAAAACTGAGCCTGTGGATCTGACTTTATCAATACAGCTTGATGCTGACTTTGTAGATATAATAGAGTTAAAAAGAGCACAGAGTCCTGAAGGAAAACCTGTTATTGAGATTAATTCGGAAAAAAACCAGCATATTTTCGTATATCAGGTTAATGGAATATGCAGGAAGACTGTAATTCAATGTGAGCCAGGTGCAGAAATAGAAAATAAAAAGATAAGTTTTAAAATTAATATTCCTGCAAAAGGTGTATGGAGAACCTGCCTGACAATCCGGCCTGTCTGGGAGGATAAAGTTAAAGAGCCGGAATATTTATGCGAAGACCTTGATAAAAATGAACCCATTATACATAAACCCTTACAGGAGTGGGCAAACCAGGTCCCAAGATTAACCGGACACTGCAGCATTTTATCAAAAACATATGAACGCAGCCTAATGGATTTAGCTGCACTCAGATTTTACCTAGACCCGGAGAATAAACCTGTAATCGCAGCAGGTATGCCATGGTATATGGCTTTATTTGGGCGTGATAGCCTGATTACGTCTTATCAATGCTGCTTTATTGCTCCGGATATCGCGTTTACTACATTAAGGAATTTAGCTAGGCTTCAGGGAAAAGGATATAATGATTTTAGGGATGAAGAACCCGGAAAAATTCTTCATGAACTGAGATTCGGAGAGAAAACGCTACTGGGAGAAAAACCTTATAGCCCATACTTTGGAGCTGCTGATTCCTGCCAGTTATTCCTTATTCTGCTTCATGAGGCTTTTAGGTGGACAGGTAATAAAGAACTAGTTAATGAATTTAAGGAGCCAGCGTTAAAAGCTCTTAACTGGATTGACAATTATGGAGATATGGACGGGGACGGATACATAGAATACCAGAGAAGATCCAAAGAAGGGCTTGATAATCACTGCTGGAAAGATTCGAGTACAAGCATGATCTTCAGTAATGCAAGGCTTGCTGAACCTCCTATAGCTACGGTTGAGTTTCAGGGATATGTTTATGATGCAAAGCTAAGGCTCGCTGAACTAGCAGAAGAAGTCTGGGATGATCCGGCTCTTGCAGAAAAGTTAAGAAATGATGTCAAAAAGTTAAAACGGCGCTTTAATAAAGATTTCTGGATTGAGGATAGAGGAGGATATTTCGCTCTTGGACTGGATAAAAACAAGGAAAAAATCGATTCGATGACGTCGAACATGGGACATCTTCTCTGGAGCGGGATAGTGGATGATGATAAGGCTGAAATTATTGTTAAACAATTGATGAGCAGTCATCTTTACAGTGGCTGGGGAATTCGGACATTATCCATTCAGGATAGAGGATATAACCCTATAGAATATCATAATGGAACTGTATGGCCTCACGATAATAGTTTGATTGCAGAGGGGCTTATAAGGTACGGATATAGAGATGAAGCAAATAGAATAATAGTAAATCTACTGGAAGCATCTAAATATTTCGATAATAGATTTCCCGAAGTATTTGCAGGTTATCAAAGATCCGAAGTTGATTTTCCAGTAAGCTATCCAACCTCATCCTTACCGCAGGCATGGGCTGCCGGTTCAAGCATATTGTTTTTACGACTGATTTTAGGGCTGGAACCTGACCGTAAAAAAGAGAATATAAGAATAAATTCGCATTTGCCTGCAGCAATTGAGGACATTTGTGTAGAAAACATCAGGCTGTTCGATAAAAATTTTTCTGTATTTGTAGGAAAAGGCCGTTCAGAAGTTAGATTATCAGACTGA